In Prunus dulcis chromosome 1, ALMONDv2, whole genome shotgun sequence, the following are encoded in one genomic region:
- the LOC117614530 gene encoding OVARIAN TUMOR DOMAIN-containing deubiquitinating enzyme 1, with the protein MQNQDGVQVDGEVESATSVPTPEFDEWANFGDQDIMQQHSAIRAEEAEKIPFLGDKEPLSSLAAEYQSGSAILLEKIKVLGEQYAAIRRTRGDGNCFFRSFMFSYLEHILESQDQSEVDRIKANVEQCRKTLQSLGYADFTFEDFFALFLEQLDSVLQGNEASISHDELILRSRDQSVSDYVVMFFRFVTSGEIRKRAEFFEPFILGLTNATVEQFCKSSVEPMGEESDHVHITALSDALGVPIRVVYLDRSSCDTGGVSVNHHDFVPAGSDLPNASGCSEKVSPFITLLYRPGHYDILYPK; encoded by the exons ATGCAGAATCAGGATGGGGTCCAAGTGGATGGGGAAGTGGAGTCTGCAACATCAGTTCCGACCCCTGAGTTTGATGAGTGGGCAAACTTTGGGGACCAAGATATCATGCAGCAGCACTCTGCAATTCGAGCTGAGGAGGCTGAGAAAATTCCCTTTCTGGGGGACAAG GAACCACTCTCGTCCCTGGCAGCTGAATATCAATCAGGCAGCGCTATCTTGTTGGAGAAAATCAAG GTTCTTGGTGAACAATATGCTGCCATTCGCCGAACACGGGGAGATGGGAACTGCTTCTTTCGCAGTTTTATGTTTTCATATCTT GAGCATATTTTGGAATCACAAGATCAAAGTGAAGTTGACCGTATCAAGGCCAATGTTGAACAGTGTAGAAAAACACTTCAAAGCTTGGGTTATGCAGACTTTACTTTTGAGGATTTCTTTGCG TTATTCCTTGAGCAGCTGGACAGTGTTCTTCAGGGAAATGAAGCATCCATAAG TCATGATGAGCTCATACTTAGGAGCCGAGATCAGTCAGTATCCGACTATG TTGTGATGTTTTTCAGATTTGTTACCTCTGGTGAAATACGGAAACGCGCAGAGTTTTTTGAACCTTTTATATTAGGATTGACCAATGCAACCGTAGAGCAG TTTTGCAAGTCATCAGTGGAACCAATGGGTGAAGAAAGCGACCATGTGCACATCACTGCCCTGTCAGATGCATTGGGCGTGCCAATCCGTGTTGTGTACCTTGACCGTAGTTCGTGTGATACTGGTGGTGTTAGCGTGAATCATCATGATTTCGTCCCTGCTGGAAGTGATCTTCCAAATGCTAGTGGGTGCTCTGAGAAAGTTAGTCCCTTTATTACCTTGCTATATCGCCCAGGTCACTACGATATTCTCTACCCGAAGTGA
- the LOC117614528 gene encoding uncharacterized protein LOC117614528, translating to MAKKRGKASKGKGLPLSHDDGSKKIGKSLTKKKKKSRKISASSMPTPAPAPAPAPVLNSGPSASNVAHATSSSHANPTIREKVRPKKNEKDSGQSHSGFIFMCNGKTKPECYRYRVFGLPLGKVEVVKKITPGTKLFLYDFDLKLLYGTYKATSNGGLDLEPIAFKGKFPAQVRFKIFQDCLPLPENAFKVAIKDNYQGGSKFKQELNNKQVHALISLFRPITASVPTPAAPLPDVARSGSFRSPITEEEYHPTAKLCLQKGSYLPGVQCTHELPIHMQSKQVVRYPLYDKYEAETHVAHAQPPTEPRHVVQHASLPHHADSYYLAAEHEPYLPEQPFLSYQDAYRRYRVTLEDEMVPRDQVVTYRSEYDRSQLRQGRERDVFAHSDYAAELYSQELPTAAASRVMLQSHSLAPSYERPSTYQPYYQVTAHQDQSWVYADPLQRPLHGSSNSVEGNVPISSCFSCTGSALYH from the exons ATGGCAAAGAAACGGGGCAAGGCGTCAAAGGGAAAAGGCCTACCTTTAAGTCACGATGATGGGAGTAAAAAGATAGGGAAGAGtttaacgaagaaaaaaaagaaatctagGAAGATAAGCGCATCTTCCATGCCTACACCTGCACCTGCACCTGCACCTGCACCTGTGCTTAACAGTGGCCCTTCTGCTTCCAATGTTGCTCATGCTACTTCATCTAGTCATGCTAATCCTACTATTAGGGAAAAGGTTCGGCCCAAAAAGAATGAGAAGGATAGTGGGCAATCACATTCTGGTTTTATATTCATGTGTAATGGAaaaacgaaacctgaatgctATCGATATCGTGTTTTTGGGTTACCCTTGGGAAAGGTAGAAGTTGTAAAGAAGATTACACCTGGTACAAAGCTTTTTTTATATGACTTTGACTTGAAGCTCCTTTATGGCACATACAAGGCAACTTCAAATGGAGGATTGGATTTGGAGCCAATTGCGTTTAAGGGGAAATTTCCTGCACAG GTCAGATTTAAGATTTTCCAGGACTGTTTACCTCTTCCGGAAAATGCCTTCAAAGTAGCTATCAAAGACAACTATCAGGGAGGTTCCAAATTTAAGCAAGAGCTCAATAACAAACAG GTGCATGCTTTAATCTCATTGTTCCGCCCAATCACTGCATCTGTGCCTACTCCTGCTGCCCCTCTCCCAGATGTGGCTAGATCAGGCTCATTTCGATCTCCTATTACAGAAGAAGAATATCATCCAACAGCAAAACTGTGTCTTCAAAAGGGCTCCTATTTACCTGGCGTGCAATGTACTCATGAATTACCAATCCATATGCAATCCAAGCAGGTAGTCAGATATCCACTTTACGATAAATATGAGGCTGAAACCCACGTGGCACATGCACAGCCTCCTACAGAACCTCGACATGTTGTTCAGCATGCTTCTCTTCCTCATCATGCCGATTCCTATTATTTAGCAGCAGAACATGAGCCATACTTGCCTGAACAACCTTTCCTGTCTTATCAGGATGCATATAGAAG GTATAGGGTCACACTTGAGGATGAGATGGTTCCCAGGGATCAAGTTGTTACGTATAGAAGCGAGTATGACAGGTCACAGTTGCGGCAGGGAAGGGAGCGAGATGTTTTTGCCCATTCCGATTATGCTGCTGAATTGTATAGTCAAGAGTTGCCCACTGCTGCAGCCTCACGTGTTATGTTGCAATCACATTCTTTAGCACCATCTTATGAACGGCCATCAACTTACCAACCGTATTATCAAGTGACAGCCCATCAGGATCAGAGCTGGGTGTATGCTGATCCTCTTCAAAGACCATTGCATGGTAGCTCTAACTCAGTTGAGGGAAATGTGCCAATCTCTTCATGCTTTTCTTGCACCGGATCTGCCCTTTACCACTGA